Proteins encoded by one window of Blautia argi:
- the rho gene encoding transcription termination factor Rho, whose translation MREKYDSLSLGALKEIAKARGLKGISTLKKSELVERMVQEDEKDKKAAEQKKQEEASETTAERRTEIRTEAREEKRAVSREENQENRSARAPMEQSELDSGITVKGILEVLPDGYGFIRSDNYLPGDNDVYVSPSQIRRFNLKTGDILRGNTRVKSQNEKFSALLYVTHINGFKANEMQRMNFEDMTPIFPNERLHLERPGGSMAMRITDLVSPIGKGQRGMIVSPPKAGKTTLLKDTAKSILRNNPEMHLIILLIDERPEEVTDMKEAIKGKNVEIIYSTFDELPEHHKRVSEMTIERAKRLVEHKKDVTIFIDSITRLARAYNLTVPPSGRTLSGGLDPAALHMPKRFFGAARNMREGGSLTILATALVDTGSKMDDVVYEEFKGTGNMELVLDRKLQEKRVFPAIDIAKSGTRREDLLLDREEQEAVDIMRKALNGMKSDEATENILNMFARTKDNAEFVQMVKKQRIL comes from the coding sequence ATGAGAGAAAAGTATGATTCATTGTCATTAGGGGCATTAAAAGAAATTGCAAAGGCAAGAGGATTAAAAGGTATTTCAACACTGAAAAAAAGTGAACTGGTAGAACGAATGGTACAGGAAGACGAGAAGGATAAAAAAGCGGCAGAACAGAAAAAGCAGGAAGAAGCATCTGAAACAACTGCAGAACGCAGGACAGAAATCAGAACAGAGGCAAGAGAAGAGAAAAGGGCTGTATCAAGGGAGGAAAATCAGGAGAATCGCAGTGCAAGAGCGCCTATGGAGCAGTCTGAGTTGGACAGCGGAATTACGGTAAAGGGAATTTTAGAGGTGCTTCCTGATGGCTATGGGTTTATCCGAAGTGATAATTATCTTCCTGGGGACAATGATGTGTATGTATCTCCGTCCCAAATTCGCAGATTTAATTTAAAGACCGGAGATATTTTAAGAGGGAATACGAGAGTAAAAAGTCAGAATGAAAAATTTTCTGCGCTGCTTTATGTGACTCATATCAACGGATTTAAGGCCAACGAGATGCAGCGTATGAATTTTGAGGATATGACACCCATATTCCCAAATGAAAGACTTCATCTGGAGCGTCCGGGCGGAAGTATGGCCATGAGAATTACAGATCTTGTAAGCCCTATCGGAAAGGGACAGAGAGGAATGATTGTATCTCCGCCAAAGGCTGGTAAGACAACCCTTTTAAAAGATACGGCAAAATCTATTCTGCGGAACAACCCGGAAATGCATTTGATTATCCTGCTTATTGACGAGCGTCCGGAAGAGGTTACGGATATGAAAGAGGCAATTAAGGGGAAAAATGTGGAAATTATTTATTCCACTTTTGATGAATTACCGGAACATCATAAACGAGTATCCGAAATGACGATTGAGCGTGCAAAGCGTCTGGTAGAACACAAAAAAGACGTTACCATTTTCATTGACAGTATTACCAGACTGGCAAGGGCATACAACCTGACTGTTCCGCCAAGCGGACGTACTCTTTCCGGAGGTCTGGATCCGGCTGCCCTGCACATGCCCAAGCGTTTCTTTGGTGCTGCCAGAAACATGAGAGAGGGTGGAAGCCTGACAATTCTGGCAACAGCTTTAGTGGATACAGGAAGCAAAATGGACGATGTTGTCTATGAAGAATTTAAGGGTACAGGCAATATGGAACTTGTACTGGATAGAAAGCTTCAGGAAAAGAGGGTCTTCCCTGCCATTGATATTGCCAAATCCGGCACCAGAAGAGAGGATCTGCTTCTGGACAGAGAAGAGCAGGAAGCTGTGGATATTATGCGGAAGGCATTAAATGGTATGAAGTCAGATGAAGCTACTGAAAATATTCTGAATATGTTTGCAAGAACAAAGGATAATGCGGAATTTGTGCAAATGGTGAAAAAGCAGAGGATTCTTTAA
- a CDS encoding LysR family transcriptional regulator, protein MTLRHLRIFSEVCRQESITLAAERMNMAQPAVSYAIRELESYYGTKLFERMNRRLYITESGEQLLLYADSILSQFDEARDVLRDVHAVTKVRVGTNVSFGISRFPEMLSEFSKQYPQIPLYTRVENSRQIEQHLMRNELDFGIMDYPLNPRFFVCHPVGKDIMTAVCACSYEIRNRVTLEELCEYPLLLREKGSGSRNMTEEFVEKYKRKLNILMESISVQSLIEVCSKGLGVLMISKSIVAPFMENYKLKEIKIQNTEVTREYYFVHHKSKFLTKSMKAFQEYMTARTEKV, encoded by the coding sequence ATGACACTCAGACATTTACGCATTTTTTCAGAAGTATGCAGGCAGGAGAGTATTACCCTTGCAGCAGAGCGTATGAATATGGCCCAGCCAGCGGTGAGTTATGCTATTCGAGAATTGGAAAGCTATTATGGAACAAAGCTGTTTGAGCGTATGAATCGAAGACTTTATATTACAGAATCCGGGGAACAGCTTCTTTTGTATGCAGATTCTATATTGTCCCAGTTTGATGAGGCGAGGGACGTTTTAAGAGATGTGCATGCAGTGACAAAAGTAAGGGTAGGAACCAATGTATCCTTTGGAATCAGCCGTTTTCCTGAAATGCTTTCTGAATTTTCGAAGCAGTATCCTCAAATTCCTCTTTATACCAGAGTGGAAAATTCCAGACAGATAGAACAACATCTCATGAGAAATGAGCTGGATTTTGGAATTATGGATTATCCCCTGAATCCGCGCTTTTTTGTCTGCCACCCTGTGGGAAAGGATATTATGACTGCAGTATGTGCCTGTTCTTATGAAATCAGGAACAGGGTAACGCTGGAGGAACTCTGCGAATATCCTCTTTTGTTGCGTGAAAAGGGAAGTGGTTCGAGAAATATGACAGAAGAATTTGTAGAAAAATATAAAAGAAAGCTGAATATTCTTATGGAAAGCATCAGTGTCCAGAGTTTGATAGAAGTCTGCAGCAAAGGGTTGGGAGTGCTTATGATTTCCAAATCCATTGTTGCGCCTTTTATGGAGAACTATAAGTTAAAGGAAATTAAGATACAGAATACAGAAGTCACAAGAGAATATTATTTTGTTCATCATAAAAGTAAGTTTTTAACAAAGAGTATGAAGGCATTTCAAGAATATATGACAGCGCGGACAGAAAAAGTATAG
- a CDS encoding sulfite exporter TauE/SafE family protein yields MVLLLIFLICFSASVIGAICGIGGGVIIKPVLDAFGIMDVATISFLSGCTVLSMSTYSVIKNKLSGESHVEQKTGLPLALGAAAGGLLGKYLFSLISSLSPDKNKVGAVQAACLLIVTLGTLVYTIYKARIKTYRIVNPVVCICIGIFLGVLSSFLGIGGGPINLVVLFFFFSMSTKVAAENSLYIIFFSQIASLLSSLATKSVPDFQLITLVFMVIGGIAGGAFGRKVNKKIEDKTVDKLFIGLMVLIILINIYNIMKFVR; encoded by the coding sequence ATGGTATTATTATTAATTTTTCTAATCTGTTTTTCAGCCTCTGTTATTGGTGCAATCTGCGGCATTGGAGGCGGAGTCATTATCAAACCCGTTCTGGACGCTTTTGGCATTATGGACGTTGCCACCATAAGCTTCCTGTCCGGCTGCACGGTACTTTCCATGTCCACCTACTCTGTTATCAAAAACAAACTGAGCGGAGAATCCCATGTAGAACAGAAAACCGGACTCCCCCTTGCACTGGGAGCAGCCGCCGGAGGACTTCTTGGAAAATACCTTTTCTCCCTTATTTCGTCCCTGAGTCCTGATAAAAACAAAGTCGGCGCTGTACAGGCTGCCTGCCTGCTTATTGTGACTCTTGGTACCCTAGTCTACACCATTTATAAGGCACGTATTAAAACGTACCGCATTGTAAACCCGGTTGTCTGTATCTGCATTGGTATTTTTCTTGGAGTTCTCTCCTCCTTCCTTGGTATTGGCGGAGGGCCTATCAACCTGGTAGTTCTGTTTTTCTTCTTTTCTATGTCTACAAAGGTTGCTGCTGAAAACTCGCTGTACATTATTTTCTTTTCCCAGATAGCCAGCCTGCTGTCTTCTCTGGCAACAAAAAGTGTCCCTGATTTTCAGTTAATCACATTAGTTTTCATGGTAATTGGCGGTATTGCCGGAGGCGCTTTTGGACGAAAGGTAAATAAAAAGATAGAAGACAAGACTGTAGATAAACTGTTCATTGGACTGATGGTTTTGATTATTCTTATTAATATTTATAATATTATGAAATTTGTAAGATAA
- a CDS encoding M18 family aminopeptidase, protein MYKETAKELIQFIEKSPTCFHAVASMKEILEKAGYVELKETDKWTVKKGGRYFVTRNDSSLIAFAVPEEGMKGFRIMASHSDSPCFKIKENPEMTVDNKYVKLNVERYGGMICAPWFDRPLSVAGRVIVKEGEKLVTKLVDVDRDLLLIPNLAIHMNREVNDGYKYNAQKDLLPLFGDIAAKDTFMKTVAEAADVQEEDILGHDLFLYNREKGSIWGANEEYVSIGRLDDLQCAFSSLKGFLAGEKQEYMGVHCVLDNEEVGSGTKQGAASTFLYDVLVRVNQALGGDYEDYLRYLADSFMVSADNAHAVHPNYTEKADPVNRPYLNEGIVIKHSANQKYCTDGVSAAMFKDLCHKADVPFQTFTNRSDILGGSTLGNISNTKVALNAVDIGLPQLAMHSPYETVGVKDTEYLIRVAEELFA, encoded by the coding sequence ATGTATAAGGAAACAGCAAAAGAATTAATTCAGTTTATTGAGAAAAGCCCTACCTGCTTTCATGCAGTGGCTTCTATGAAGGAAATTCTGGAGAAGGCAGGATATGTGGAATTAAAGGAAACAGACAAATGGACAGTTAAAAAAGGCGGAAGATATTTTGTTACGAGAAATGACTCTTCCCTGATTGCCTTTGCGGTACCGGAAGAAGGGATGAAGGGATTCCGTATCATGGCAAGTCACAGCGATTCTCCCTGCTTTAAAATTAAGGAAAATCCGGAAATGACAGTGGATAACAAATATGTGAAGCTGAACGTAGAGCGTTATGGCGGCATGATTTGTGCGCCATGGTTTGACAGACCGTTGTCTGTGGCTGGCCGTGTGATTGTAAAAGAGGGCGAAAAACTGGTGACAAAGCTGGTGGACGTGGACAGAGATTTGCTGCTGATCCCCAATCTGGCGATTCACATGAACCGGGAGGTCAATGACGGATACAAGTACAATGCACAGAAAGATTTATTGCCATTGTTTGGGGACATTGCTGCAAAAGATACGTTTATGAAAACTGTAGCTGAAGCGGCAGACGTACAGGAAGAGGACATTCTGGGACATGATTTGTTCCTGTATAACAGAGAAAAGGGCAGCATCTGGGGCGCCAACGAGGAATATGTTTCCATAGGAAGGCTGGATGACTTACAGTGTGCATTTTCTTCCTTAAAAGGCTTTCTGGCAGGAGAAAAGCAGGAGTATATGGGCGTACACTGTGTGCTGGATAATGAAGAAGTGGGAAGCGGAACAAAGCAGGGAGCAGCCTCTACCTTCCTGTATGATGTACTGGTGCGTGTAAATCAGGCTCTCGGCGGGGATTATGAGGATTATTTAAGATATCTGGCAGACAGCTTTATGGTATCTGCGGACAATGCTCATGCTGTTCACCCCAATTATACAGAGAAAGCAGACCCGGTAAACCGTCCGTATTTAAATGAAGGCATTGTAATTAAGCATAGCGCAAATCAGAAATACTGTACAGACGGCGTTTCCGCAGCCATGTTTAAGGATTTGTGCCACAAGGCAGATGTGCCGTTCCAGACCTTTACCAACCGGTCTGATATTTTGGGCGGATCTACCCTTGGGAATATTTCCAATACCAAGGTGGCGTTAAATGCAGTGGATATCGGACTGCCTCAGTTGGCTATGCACTCTCCATATGAAACCGTGGGAGTGAAGGATACAGAATATCTCATTCGCGTGGCTGAGGAATTATTTGCGTAA
- a CDS encoding APC family permease: MKNHESEKKIMWYSLAFMAFSTVWGFGNVINGFSEYGGLQAIVSWALIFAVYFVPYALMVGEMGSAFKDAGGGVSSWILETIGPRMAYLAGWTYWIVHMPYISQKPNGSVIAASWAIFRDARISQMNVRVLAVICLVLFLFAVWVASRGIGVLKKLTSLAGSTMFIMSLLFIVMMIAAPAITGAKVMDIDWSLKTFMPTFDSKFFLNLSILVFAVGGCEKISPYVNKMKNPSRDFSRGMISLAIMVTVCAVLGTIALGMMFDSNNIPEDLMTNGAYYAFQTLGEYYHVGDFFVVVYAITNLIGQFAVMILSIDAPLRMLLDSADENYIPKALFKQNKYGTYTNGHKMVTIIVSILIIVPALGIESVDVLVKWLVKVNSVCMPLRYLWVFVAYIALKKAGDKFHAEYRFVKSKTVGIVFGVWCFAFTAIACILGIYSEDTFQLVLNIVTPFVLIGLGFIMPVIARRSKNK; this comes from the coding sequence ATGAAAAACCACGAAAGTGAAAAAAAGATCATGTGGTATAGCCTTGCTTTTATGGCATTCTCCACAGTATGGGGTTTTGGAAATGTTATAAACGGCTTTTCTGAATACGGCGGTTTACAAGCGATTGTTTCATGGGCTTTGATTTTTGCCGTATATTTCGTACCATATGCTCTTATGGTGGGTGAGATGGGAAGCGCCTTCAAAGATGCCGGTGGCGGTGTGAGTTCCTGGATTCTGGAAACCATTGGACCGAGAATGGCTTATCTGGCAGGTTGGACTTACTGGATTGTGCATATGCCTTATATTTCACAGAAGCCAAACGGTTCTGTGATCGCGGCAAGCTGGGCAATCTTCAGAGATGCCAGAATCAGCCAGATGAACGTAAGAGTGCTGGCAGTAATCTGTCTGGTGCTGTTCCTGTTCGCAGTATGGGTTGCGTCAAGAGGAATCGGTGTTTTGAAAAAGCTGACTTCCCTGGCAGGTTCTACCATGTTTATTATGTCCCTGTTGTTTATTGTTATGATGATTGCAGCACCGGCTATTACCGGAGCAAAGGTTATGGATATTGACTGGTCCTTAAAGACCTTTATGCCAACTTTTGACAGCAAGTTCTTCCTGAACCTGTCTATTCTGGTCTTTGCAGTAGGCGGTTGTGAGAAGATTTCGCCTTATGTAAATAAGATGAAGAATCCGTCCAGGGACTTCTCAAGAGGTATGATTTCTCTTGCGATCATGGTTACAGTCTGTGCAGTGCTTGGAACCATTGCCCTTGGTATGATGTTTGATTCCAACAACATTCCTGAGGACTTAATGACAAATGGTGCTTACTACGCATTCCAGACATTAGGTGAATATTACCATGTAGGTGACTTCTTTGTAGTGGTATATGCGATTACAAACCTCATCGGACAGTTTGCAGTTATGATTCTGTCTATTGATGCGCCTCTTCGTATGCTGCTTGACAGTGCAGATGAAAACTATATTCCAAAGGCACTGTTCAAACAGAACAAATATGGTACTTACACAAACGGACATAAGATGGTTACCATCATTGTATCCATTCTGATCATTGTTCCGGCTTTGGGTATTGAAAGTGTAGACGTACTGGTAAAATGGCTGGTAAAAGTAAACTCTGTATGTATGCCTCTTCGTTATCTGTGGGTATTTGTGGCATACATTGCATTGAAAAAAGCAGGAGATAAATTCCACGCTGAATACCGTTTTGTAAAGAGCAAGACTGTAGGTATTGTGTTTGGTGTATGGTGCTTCGCCTTTACTGCTATTGCATGTATTCTGGGGATTTATTCCGAGGATACCTTCCAGTTGGTGCTGAACATTGTAACACCGTTCGTACTCATTGGACTTGGCTTTATTATGCCGGTCATTGCAAGACGTTCTAAAAACAAATAA
- a CDS encoding (2Fe-2S)-binding protein — MEIKFWLNGEKTQVQAEPDALLLDTLRELGCYSVKRGCETANCGLCTVLMEDKPVLSCSMLTARAEGKHVVTLEGMQEEAKEFGDFLAGEGAEQCGFCNPGFIMNVFAMLKELENPSEAEINEYLAGNLCRCSGFMGQTRSILKFLEAKKEGGGKE; from the coding sequence ATGGAAATTAAATTCTGGCTGAATGGGGAAAAGACACAGGTGCAGGCAGAGCCGGACGCCTTGCTTCTGGATACCCTGCGGGAACTGGGCTGTTATAGTGTAAAAAGAGGTTGTGAAACAGCTAACTGCGGACTGTGTACAGTCTTAATGGAGGATAAGCCGGTGCTTTCCTGCAGCATGCTTACAGCAAGGGCAGAGGGAAAGCATGTGGTAACGCTGGAAGGTATGCAGGAGGAAGCAAAGGAGTTTGGAGATTTTCTGGCAGGAGAGGGAGCGGAACAGTGCGGATTCTGTAATCCCGGATTTATCATGAACGTATTTGCTATGTTAAAGGAGCTGGAGAATCCTTCAGAGGCGGAAATTAATGAATATCTGGCAGGAAATCTGTGCCGCTGTTCCGGCTTTATGGGACAGACCAGAAGTATTCTGAAATTTCTGGAAGCGAAAAAGGAAGGCGGTGGGAAGGAATGA
- a CDS encoding FAD binding domain-containing protein: MLKIKEYVKVKDLEEAYLLNQKRTACVLGGMVWLKMGNRNVSTAIDLSGLGLDTIEETEEEFRIGAMTSLHALETHKGLEAYTKDAMKESLRHIVGVQFRNCATVGGSIFGRYGFSDVLTMFLAMDSYVELYKGGVVPLAQFAQSKPDRDILVRILVKKRPVRTVYLSQRNSSTDFPVLTCSVGLFADGEVRAAVGACPQRARLVPDTQGILKDFLNKNQEEQEKSAMDFAQYAKETVKTGSNMRASKEYRSHLTGVLVKRALQAAGGMENGN; encoded by the coding sequence ATGTTAAAGATTAAAGAATATGTAAAGGTAAAAGACCTGGAAGAGGCGTACCTTTTGAATCAGAAAAGAACCGCCTGTGTGCTTGGCGGGATGGTATGGCTGAAAATGGGAAACCGAAATGTCAGCACAGCCATTGATTTATCCGGACTGGGTCTGGACACCATAGAAGAAACAGAGGAGGAATTCAGAATCGGTGCTATGACGTCCCTGCATGCACTGGAAACCCATAAGGGGCTGGAGGCATATACCAAAGACGCCATGAAGGAAAGCCTGCGTCACATTGTAGGCGTACAGTTTCGCAACTGTGCCACAGTAGGAGGAAGCATTTTCGGCAGATACGGATTTTCTGATGTGCTGACCATGTTTTTAGCTATGGATTCTTATGTAGAGCTTTACAAAGGGGGCGTTGTACCGTTGGCTCAATTTGCACAGAGCAAGCCGGATCGGGATATTTTGGTGCGGATTCTTGTGAAGAAAAGACCGGTAAGAACCGTATACCTAAGTCAGAGAAACAGCAGCACAGATTTTCCTGTACTGACTTGCAGTGTAGGGCTGTTTGCAGACGGGGAAGTCAGAGCAGCAGTAGGCGCCTGTCCGCAAAGGGCAAGATTGGTGCCGGATACCCAGGGGATTTTAAAAGATTTTCTGAATAAAAATCAGGAAGAACAGGAGAAATCTGCTATGGATTTTGCACAGTATGCAAAGGAAACTGTGAAGACAGGAAGTAATATGAGAGCTTCCAAAGAATACAGAAGCCATTTAACAGGCGTTCTGGTAAAACGGGCATTACAGGCAGCAGGAGGTATGGAAAATGGAAATTAA
- a CDS encoding MATE family efflux transporter, protein MKHTTDLGQDRIGPLVLKLAIPSMIAQFVTVLYSTIDRIFIGNIPKIGDAALAGVGVCGPIVTLLTSFGTLIGLGGSILMAMRMGAGRKKQAESILAHSFAMLTVFSVLLTILFLLSKKHLLNWFGASSVTFPYADSYLTIYTAGTFFALMAIGLNYFITCQGFPAIGMVTVLMGAVTNILLDPVFIFVLDMKVAGAAVATVIAQFASCAFAFCFLTGKKIPIRITWLRKKSFSPLIVKKIIGLGISPFLILATDSVIIIVLNTVLQKYGGPKEGDILITCATIVQSYMMLITGPMLGISSGTQAILSYNYGAREIKRVKKAEKYILLLCLCFTTVMFLISRIIPESFIRIFTKDPVQLQLCTWGISVFTLMIIPLSFQYVFVDGFTALGRSKTALVLSLWRKGDYMLFTMILPVFFGARSAFYAQPLADGIGAVMSTIAFLLIFKKHLEKREAQP, encoded by the coding sequence ATGAAACACACAACTGACCTGGGACAGGACAGGATTGGCCCTCTGGTCTTAAAGCTGGCGATTCCCTCCATGATTGCTCAGTTTGTCACAGTCTTATACAGTACCATTGACCGCATATTTATCGGGAATATTCCTAAAATCGGCGATGCTGCCCTGGCAGGTGTGGGCGTCTGCGGGCCTATCGTCACCTTACTGACGTCCTTTGGTACTCTTATAGGGCTGGGCGGCTCTATCCTTATGGCCATGCGTATGGGAGCAGGACGTAAAAAGCAGGCAGAATCCATACTGGCTCACAGCTTTGCCATGCTGACTGTATTTTCCGTTTTGCTGACAATTCTGTTTTTACTCAGCAAAAAGCATCTGCTGAACTGGTTCGGCGCAAGCTCTGTGACCTTCCCTTACGCAGATTCTTACCTGACCATTTATACCGCCGGAACCTTTTTTGCCCTAATGGCTATTGGACTGAATTATTTTATTACCTGTCAGGGCTTTCCCGCCATTGGTATGGTAACCGTGCTTATGGGAGCTGTAACGAATATCCTTTTAGACCCTGTTTTTATCTTTGTCCTGGATATGAAGGTGGCAGGGGCAGCCGTTGCCACTGTAATCGCCCAGTTTGCATCCTGTGCCTTTGCTTTTTGTTTTCTCACAGGAAAGAAAATTCCCATACGCATTACATGGCTTCGGAAAAAATCCTTTTCTCCGCTGATTGTGAAGAAAATTATCGGGCTTGGCATTTCCCCTTTCTTGATTCTGGCAACAGACAGTGTGATTATCATTGTACTGAATACCGTGTTGCAGAAATACGGAGGCCCGAAGGAAGGAGATATTCTCATTACCTGCGCCACCATTGTCCAGAGCTACATGATGCTGATTACCGGTCCCATGCTTGGTATTTCCAGCGGTACCCAGGCCATTTTAAGCTATAACTATGGAGCAAGAGAAATAAAACGGGTGAAAAAAGCAGAGAAATATATTTTGCTTCTATGTCTGTGCTTTACCACTGTCATGTTCCTGATTTCCCGGATTATACCGGAATCTTTTATCCGTATTTTTACCAAAGACCCGGTTCAGCTGCAGCTTTGCACCTGGGGAATCAGTGTATTTACCCTGATGATAATCCCTTTAAGCTTTCAGTATGTATTCGTGGACGGTTTTACTGCTCTTGGGCGCAGCAAAACCGCCCTGGTGCTTTCGCTCTGGCGAAAGGGAGATTATATGCTCTTTACTATGATACTGCCTGTTTTCTTTGGCGCCAGAAGCGCTTTCTACGCACAGCCTCTGGCAGACGGTATCGGCGCTGTGATGTCCACCATTGCCTTTTTGCTGATTTTTAAAAAACATCTGGAAAAGCGGGAAGCGCAACCATAG
- a CDS encoding SH3 domain-containing protein — translation MKKQFSKKYALLMLIISLLALPACGKDKEAQEEAALDAVSASVSGTLTRFTGSELSLETDTGEKLTFDNCSDASLELENGIIPGNNITIVYTGSVKDGGSGNAKVRKIISTEDNSGVLNLAEKAEEGLTNVNGSAVNSQEAGQDTPESGVSVEETNGTGTIISGVNVRSDAQSGSEILGQLDGGDSVRVTGICENGWYRIIYENQTGYVWQDYIFY, via the coding sequence ATGAAAAAACAGTTCTCAAAAAAATATGCTTTGCTGATGCTCATCATAAGTTTACTGGCTCTCCCCGCCTGCGGCAAGGATAAAGAGGCACAGGAAGAGGCAGCGCTAGATGCCGTATCCGCTTCTGTAAGCGGAACCTTAACACGGTTTACCGGTTCAGAGCTTTCCCTGGAAACAGATACAGGAGAAAAACTGACCTTTGATAATTGCTCAGATGCCAGTCTGGAACTGGAAAATGGCATTATTCCGGGAAACAATATCACCATTGTTTATACCGGTTCTGTAAAAGACGGGGGTTCCGGCAATGCAAAGGTTCGGAAAATCATTTCTACAGAAGACAATTCCGGTGTATTAAACCTGGCAGAGAAAGCAGAAGAAGGTCTGACAAATGTAAACGGTTCTGCTGTAAACAGTCAGGAGGCCGGACAGGATACTCCTGAAAGCGGCGTTTCTGTAGAAGAAACAAACGGTACCGGAACCATTATAAGCGGCGTAAATGTCCGCTCTGATGCACAATCAGGTTCTGAAATTTTAGGTCAGTTAGATGGAGGCGATTCTGTACGGGTAACAGGTATCTGCGAAAATGGCTGGTATCGGATTATCTATGAAAACCAGACGGGATATGTCTGGCAGGATTATATTTTTTACTAG
- the asnA gene encoding aspartate--ammonia ligase: MGKVIIPENYKSCLSRYETQEAIGAIKNLMQKKLCMALKLKRVTAPLFVDPASGLNDDLNGIERPVTFDIPDAGVNAQVVHSLAKWKRMALYHYDFRVGKGLLTDMNAVRRDEELDNLHSVYVDQWDWEKIITREDRNLEYLKSTVNRIVGAICNALDEIKYQYEHLDTELCREVAFITSQELEDLYPNLTPKERENAYTKEHKTVCIMQIGDVLASGERHDGRAPDYDDWKLNCDILFWHEPLQCALEISSMGIRVDEKALDEQLTKAGCDDRRNLPFHKMLLEGKLPLTIGGGIGQSRICMLLLGKVHVGEVQASLWDEETLKACKKAGIEIL, from the coding sequence ATGGGAAAAGTAATTATACCGGAAAATTATAAATCCTGTTTATCCAGATATGAAACACAGGAAGCAATCGGTGCCATTAAGAATCTTATGCAGAAAAAGCTTTGTATGGCATTGAAATTAAAAAGGGTGACCGCGCCGCTGTTTGTAGACCCGGCTTCCGGGCTGAATGATGATTTGAATGGAATTGAGCGCCCGGTTACTTTTGACATTCCAGATGCAGGGGTGAATGCACAAGTGGTACATTCTCTGGCAAAATGGAAACGTATGGCGCTGTATCATTATGATTTCCGCGTAGGAAAAGGACTTCTTACGGATATGAATGCAGTCCGCAGGGACGAAGAACTGGATAATTTACATTCCGTTTATGTAGACCAGTGGGATTGGGAAAAAATTATTACCAGAGAAGACCGGAATCTGGAGTATCTGAAAAGTACGGTCAACCGGATTGTGGGCGCTATCTGCAATGCTCTGGACGAAATTAAATACCAGTATGAGCATTTGGACACAGAGCTTTGCAGAGAGGTTGCTTTTATTACCTCACAGGAACTGGAGGATTTATATCCGAATCTGACGCCAAAGGAAAGAGAAAATGCTTACACAAAAGAACACAAAACCGTATGTATTATGCAGATTGGAGATGTGCTGGCTTCCGGTGAAAGACACGATGGGAGAGCTCCGGACTATGACGACTGGAAATTAAACTGTGATATTCTTTTCTGGCATGAGCCTTTGCAGTGTGCCCTTGAAATTTCCTCCATGGGAATCCGTGTAGATGAAAAAGCCCTGGACGAACAGCTTACAAAGGCAGGCTGTGATGACAGAAGAAATCTTCCTTTCCACAAAATGCTTCTGGAGGGCAAACTGCCTCTGACTATCGGGGGCGGTATCGGACAGTCCAGAATCTGCATGCTGCTTCTGGGAAAAGTGCATGTGGGAGAGGTTCAGGCATCTCTTTGGGACGAAGAAACTTTAAAAGCCTGCAAAAAAGCAGGAATCGAAATTTTATAG
- a CDS encoding metal-dependent transcriptional regulator — protein sequence MEIHESAENYLETILVIGKRKPQVRSIDIANELSFSKPSVSVAMKNLRVNGYINVDREGFITLTESGRTIAEKIYERHELLSAWLIHLGVNPQTAAEDACRMEHVISTESFQAIKRHTEMHKK from the coding sequence ATGGAAATACACGAATCTGCCGAAAATTATCTGGAAACAATCCTGGTTATCGGAAAACGAAAACCCCAGGTGCGTTCTATTGATATTGCCAATGAACTTTCTTTCTCCAAGCCCAGCGTCAGCGTTGCTATGAAAAATCTCCGTGTAAACGGATACATAAATGTTGACCGGGAAGGCTTTATCACTCTGACAGAATCCGGACGTACCATTGCAGAAAAAATATATGAACGTCATGAGCTTTTAAGCGCCTGGCTGATCCATCTGGGCGTTAATCCGCAGACTGCTGCTGAAGACGCATGCCGTATGGAACACGTCATCAGCACAGAAAGCTTTCAGGCAATTAAGCGTCATACAGAAATGCACAAAAAATAA